Proteins from a genomic interval of Zonotrichia albicollis isolate bZonAlb1 chromosome 27, bZonAlb1.hap1, whole genome shotgun sequence:
- the LOC102070969 gene encoding T-cell surface glycoprotein CD3 gamma chain isoform X2, translated as MLRVYGLQGTPVYAEGQIFVKEFSGKVFLECVRGQGKNITWWRDGSPVGHEAQLDLSGVYDDPRGLYTCETGGQKSRLQVHYRMCQNCIEVDAPTISGIVVADLVATLLLAVAVYCISGHDRGHTSRASDKQNLISNELYQPLGEREEDQYSRLAPARARR; from the exons ATGCTGAGGGTCTATGGCTTGCAAGGGACACCCGTCTATGCTGAGG GGCAGATATTCGTGAAGGAATTCAGCGGGAAGGTGTTCCTGGAGTGTGTGAGGGGCCAAGGCAAGAACATCACGTGGTGGAGAGATGGGAGCCCTGTAGGGCATGAGGCACAGCTGGACCTGAGCGGGGTTTATGATGACCCCAGGGGCCTCTACACGTGTGAGACAGGAGGCCAGAAGAGCAGGCTCCAGGTGCACTACCGCA TGTGCCAGAACTGCATCGAGGTGGACGCTCCCACCATCTCGGGCATCGTCGTCGCCGACCTGGTGGCCACGCTGCTCCTGGCAGTGGCCGTGTACTGCATCAGTGGCCATGACAGGGGACACACCTCGCGAG ccTCTGACAAGCAGAATCTGATCTCCAACGAGCTCTACCAG cccctgggAGAGCGGGAGGAGGATCAGTacagccggctggctcccgccCGTGCgcgcaggtga
- the LOC102070969 gene encoding T-cell surface glycoprotein CD3 gamma chain isoform X1: protein MPGGKALSAWGLLASLALASWGVRGQIFVKEFSGKVFLECVRGQGKNITWWRDGSPVGHEAQLDLSGVYDDPRGLYTCETGGQKSRLQVHYRMCQNCIEVDAPTISGIVVADLVATLLLAVAVYCISGHDRGHTSRASDKQNLISNELYQPLGEREEDQYSRLAPARARR from the exons ATGCCGGGGGGAAAGGCTCTGAgtgcctgggggctgctggccagcctggccctggccagcTGGGGGGTCCGAG GGCAGATATTCGTGAAGGAATTCAGCGGGAAGGTGTTCCTGGAGTGTGTGAGGGGCCAAGGCAAGAACATCACGTGGTGGAGAGATGGGAGCCCTGTAGGGCATGAGGCACAGCTGGACCTGAGCGGGGTTTATGATGACCCCAGGGGCCTCTACACGTGTGAGACAGGAGGCCAGAAGAGCAGGCTCCAGGTGCACTACCGCA TGTGCCAGAACTGCATCGAGGTGGACGCTCCCACCATCTCGGGCATCGTCGTCGCCGACCTGGTGGCCACGCTGCTCCTGGCAGTGGCCGTGTACTGCATCAGTGGCCATGACAGGGGACACACCTCGCGAG ccTCTGACAAGCAGAATCTGATCTCCAACGAGCTCTACCAG cccctgggAGAGCGGGAGGAGGATCAGTacagccggctggctcccgccCGTGCgcgcaggtga
- the ZW10 gene encoding centromere/kinetochore protein zw10 homolog — protein sequence MAARAGSLVAAVLAHSGRLDKEHLGARVGRLSRRVEELKGEVCTMINKKYSEFLPSMQSAEDLVAQVEGLSNNIDLLKAGIENEVQRDLNVAVAEFTELKQQLERDTLVLSVLKKLQEFDTTIKECNSALQEKQYVAAAQQLEKARSSLRSLESRRGFELKILKALGTELTVQTQNMIYHLGEEWQKLIVWKLPPSKGSSSLEALVLSELHLHTAPPQDEDTAAPPVAAVLQALAVLGELHSKLKDFGHLLLQYILKPLISHPSLEPVPEEQPDVFILRFRSQELALDESSPMEVFEKIKLVFEVLHKYLLNVPLEQPGEGRITLAELLGELIWEELSDCLIHNCLVNSIPTNSSKLEQYKEVIESTEEFEKALKKMQFLKEDTTALLKYACNVDSHFANKKCQDVIMAARDLMTSEIHNTVKITPDSSIALPELPDPGSGDHVMLPRACSPVPNGTVSVGTESRLSPLTLCLPCCRISCSVQQLVELAYHTLLEATASTDLCCVQLFDCVRNIFQLFYEVVPTYHRENLQKLPQLAAIHHNNCMYIAHHLLTLGHQFRYRSTSVLSNGAATFVDLVPAFRRLGMECFLAQMRVQKGEILERLSSARNFSNMDDEENYCAANKAIKQVLHQLRRLGMVWQDVLPVNVYCKAMGALLNTALAEIVTRIAALEDISAEDADRLYSLCRIMVEEGPQVFTPLLEEDKNKKYQEEVPVYVQKWMTFKELMIILQANLQEIVDQWADGKGPLAEEFSAAEVKSLIRALFQNTERRAAALAKIK from the exons ATGGCGGCGCGGGCGGGCTCGCTGGTGGCGGCCGTGCTGGCGCACTCGGGCCGGCTGGACAAGGAGCACCTGGGGGCCCGCGTCGGGCGCCTCTCCCGCCGCGTCGAGGAGCTCAAG GGAGAGGTGTGCACCATGATCAACAAGAAGTACAGCGAGTTCCTGCCCAGCATGCAGAGCGCAGAGGACCTGGTGGCGCAGGTGGAGGGGCTGTCCAACAACATCGACCTGCTCAAGGCGGGCATCGAGAACGAG GTCCAGCGAGATCTAAATGTGGCTGTTGCTGAGTTCACAGagctgaagcagcagctggagagggacacCCTGGTCCTGAGTGTCCTGAAAAAGCTGCAGGAG TTTGACACAACTATCAAGGAGTGCAACTCTGCCCTGCAGGAGAAGCAGTAcgtggcagcagctcagcagctggagaag GCACGGAGCAGCCTCAGGAGCCTGGAGTCCCGCAGGGGCTTTGAGCTGAAGATCCTGAaggccctgggcacagagctcaCAGTGCAGACACAGAACATGATCTACCACCTCGGGGAGGAGTGGCAGAAGCTCATTGTGTGGAAGCTTCCCCCTTCCAaag ggagcagcagcctggaggcCCTGGTGCTCTCGGAGCTGCACTTGCACACGGCGCCACCCCAGGACGAGGACACTGCTGCGCCCCccgtggctgctgtgctgcaggcccTGGCTGTCCTGGGAGAGCTGCACTCCAAGCTCAAAGATTTCG gCCACTTGTTGCTGCAGTACATCCTGAAGCCTCTGATCTCACACCCATCTCTGGAGCCagtcccagaggagcagccagaTGTGTTCATCCTGAGGTTCAGGTCCCAGGAGCTTGCTCTGGACGAGTCCTCTCCCATGGAGGTGTTTGAGAAGATCAAGCTGGTGTTTGAAGTTCTGCACAAATACCTGCTAA ATGTgcctctggagcagcctggggaaggcagaatcaccctggcagagctgctgggggaaCTCATCTGGGAGGAGCTCTCAGACTGCCTCATCCACAACTGCCTGGTGAACTCCATCCCAACCAACAGCAGCAAACTGGAGCAGTACAAAGAG GTGATCGAATCCACAGAGGAGTTTGAGAAGGCCCTGAAGAAGATGCAGTTTCTGAAGGAAGACACGACAGCCCTGCTGAAATACGcctgcaacgtggattcccacTTTGCCAACAAGAAGTGCCAGGATGTGATCATGGCAGCCAGGGACCTGATGACCTCAGAAATACACAACACTGTCAAG ATCACACCTGATTCCAGCATAGCCCTCCCGGAGCTCCCTGATCCTGGCTCAGGAGACCACGTGATGctgcccagagcctgcagcccgGTGCCCAATGGCACAGTGAGTGTGGGCACTGAGAGCAGGCTGAGCCCGCTGAcgctgtgcctgccctgctgccgcaTCAGCTGCTCCGTGCAGCAGCTCGTGGAGCTGGCTTACCACACCCTGCTGGAGGCCACAGCCAGCACTGACCTCTG CTGTGTGCAGCTCTTTGACTGTGTCAGGAACATCTTCCAGCTCTTCTATGAGGTGGTGCCCACATACCACAG GGAGAACCTGCAGAAGCTGCCCCAGCTGGCTGCCATCCACCACAACAACTGCATGTACATCGCCCACCACCTGCTGACCCTGGGCCACCAGTTCCGCTACCGCAGCACCAGCGTGCTCAGCAACGGGGCTGCCACCTTCGTGGACCTGGTGCCTGCCTTCAGGAGGCTGG GGATGGAGTGTTTTCTGGCCCAGATGCGAGTGCAGAAGGGAGAAATCCTGGAGAGGCTCTCGAGTGCCAGGAACTTTTCCAACATGGATGATGAGGAGAATTACTGTGCAGCAAATAAAGCCATAAAGCAG GTGCTGCACCAGCTGAGGAGGCTGGGCATGGTGTGGCAGGACGTGCTCCCTGTGAACGTGTACTGCAAGGCCATGGGGGCCCTCCtgaacacagccctggcagagaTTGTCACCAGGATTGCTGCCCTGGAG GATATCTCTGCAGAGGATGCAGACAGGCTGTACTCACTCTGCAGGATCATGGTGGAGGAGGGACCCCAAGTTTTCACCCCTCTGCTTGAAGAGGACAAAAACAAGAAATACCAGGAGGAAGTTCCAGTCTATGTGCAGAAGTGGATGACATTCAAGGAGCTGATGATCATCCTGCAGGCCAACCTCCAAGAAATTGTGGATCA gTGGGCAGATGGCAAGGGGCCTCTGGCAGAGGAGTTTTCAGCAGCTGAGGTGAAGAGTCTGATCCGAGCCTTGTTCCAGAACACagagaggagagcagcagccctggccaagATCAAGTGA
- the CD3E gene encoding T-cell surface glycoprotein CD3 epsilon chain, translated as MRLEQCLPLLGLLLCAVGTTAQLDEELEEEFLVEISGTTVTVTCPVDEDEDIQWELSGKTQDTKSRKFTIKDHDSSPANLSCSSGNTKHQLYLNAKVCATCEELDALIVAGIITADLLITLGVLILVYYFSKGRKGRASSAGDSRPRGPKMQRPPPVPNPDYEPIRKGQREVYAGLAPRAI; from the exons ATGAGGTTGgagcagtgcctgcccctcctggggctcctgctGTGTGCAG TTGgcaccacagctcagctgg aTGAAGAACTGGAGG AGGAATTCCTGGTGGAGATTTCTGGCACCACGGTGACCGTCACATGTCCCGTGGATGAAGACGAGGACATCCAGTGGGAGCTGTCTGGGAAAACCCAGGACACCAAGAGCAGGAAGTTCACTATAAAGGACCACGACAGCTCCCCTGCcaacctcagctgctcctctggtAACACAAAGCATCAGCTGTACCTGAATGCCAAAG TTTGTGCCACCTGCGAGGAGCTGGACGCCCTGATCGTGGCAGGGATCATCACTGCAGACCTCCTTATCACCCTGGGCGTGCTCATCCTGGTCTATTACTTCAGCAAAGGCAGGAAGGGAcgagccagctctgctggggacaGCCGGCCACGAG GTCCGAAGATGCAGCGgcctccccctgtccccaacCCGGACTATGAG CCCATCCGGAAGGGGCAGCGGGAGGTGTATGCAGGCCTGGCCCCCAGGGCCATCTGA